The proteins below are encoded in one region of Candidatus Omnitrophota bacterium:
- a CDS encoding nitronate monooxygenase family protein: protein MSKLNPLVIGDLTIKVPIIQGGMGVKVSTAPLVSAVANCQAAGTIASVGLAYGTPENESDYLNASKEALRKEIRKSRELTSGVIGVNIMVALTNYQDLVQVAVEEKADFIVSGAGLPLRLPEFTKGSSIKLIPIVSSAKATKLIIKTWVRRYQRLPDAIVVEGPLAGGHLGFRFEELNENSADSLESLVSDVIRVTEEYAKESNVTIPVIAGGGIFDGKDIAKFIKLGAKGVQMATRFVATEECSVADEFKELYLKAEAEDIVIIKSPVGLPGRAIKTSFIEKMVRGEKHPVSCPYKCLITCDPATVPYCIAKALCNASIGDLDNAVVFTGSNVSKVKAIVPVKQLIDELVDEAAKELASG from the coding sequence ATGTCTAAGCTAAACCCACTAGTAATCGGAGATTTAACCATCAAGGTGCCAATTATCCAGGGCGGCATGGGGGTTAAAGTATCTACAGCACCCCTAGTTAGCGCAGTCGCTAATTGTCAGGCAGCTGGAACAATCGCCAGCGTCGGACTTGCATACGGCACTCCTGAAAATGAATCCGATTATTTAAATGCTTCGAAGGAAGCCTTAAGAAAAGAAATCCGCAAAAGCCGAGAGTTGACCTCTGGTGTTATTGGGGTAAATATAATGGTAGCTTTGACTAATTATCAGGATTTAGTTCAAGTTGCCGTAGAAGAAAAAGCTGACTTTATAGTTTCCGGAGCTGGCTTGCCTTTGAGGTTACCGGAGTTTACCAAAGGTTCTTCAATAAAATTGATTCCGATTGTTTCTTCAGCTAAAGCGACTAAATTAATAATAAAAACTTGGGTCCGTCGTTATCAACGTCTTCCCGATGCGATTGTGGTTGAAGGCCCGTTGGCTGGTGGTCATTTAGGATTTAGGTTTGAGGAGTTAAACGAAAATTCAGCAGATAGTCTAGAGAGTTTAGTTAGTGATGTTATAAGGGTAACCGAGGAATATGCGAAGGAATCCAATGTAACTATACCGGTTATTGCCGGCGGAGGCATATTTGACGGTAAAGATATTGCTAAGTTTATTAAATTGGGCGCAAAGGGAGTACAAATGGCGACCCGGTTTGTTGCTACTGAAGAATGCTCTGTTGCCGATGAGTTTAAGGAACTGTATCTTAAGGCTGAAGCCGAAGATATAGTCATTATTAAAAGCCCGGTTGGCTTGCCGGGAAGAGCGATTAAAACTTCGTTTATCGAAAAAATGGTCCGGGGAGAAAAACATCCGGTTAGTTGCCCTTATAAATGTTTAATAACTTGTGATCCAGCCACAGTACCTTATTGTATCGCTAAGGCTTTATGTAATGCTTCAATCGGCGATTTAGATAATGCTGTCGTGTTTACTGGCAGCAATGTTTCAAAAGTTAAAGCAATTGTGCCGGTAAAACAATTAATTGATGAGCTCGTTGATGAGGCAGCTAAAGAGTTAGCATCGGGTTAG
- a CDS encoding translation elongation factor-like protein produces the protein MLPKSKGEEVGVVTHYFNKLSVGIIKLKKPLKVGDKIHIKGAHDDFTQGIKSMQHDHKDISLAKKGLEIGIKVSRPVHENDKVYKL, from the coding sequence ATACTACCTAAGAGTAAGGGTGAAGAAGTTGGCGTTGTCACTCATTATTTTAATAAGCTTTCAGTGGGGATAATTAAATTGAAGAAGCCGCTTAAGGTTGGCGATAAGATTCATATAAAAGGCGCCCATGATGATTTCACTCAAGGTATTAAATCAATGCAGCATGACCACAAGGATATTTCTTTAGCCAAAAAAGGCTTAGAAATTGGGATTAAAGTTTCTCGACCGGTTCATGAGAATGATAAAGTTTATAAATTATAA
- a CDS encoding dienelactone hydrolase family protein: MIKFINYKYLFVRILKLSFSLVFSFIFLLISLNFVQAEIVSKKTKGFEYYLLVPPDYNSSKSWPLIIAFHPSTGRGSSMLDRFTESAEKKGYIVAGPNSANSAYWYFSESKDVFRMIDEIKRDYSIDNSRIYLTGFSAGAIMTYYLGLKFPEKFRAIAPFSGRLRNMEQEGFIRLSRDKKQQLPVFILHGKTDNILNISEAVYAKERLASFGYDVKLRELSGLGHEYPAYINWIIINWFEKLK; the protein is encoded by the coding sequence ATGATAAAGTTTATAAATTATAAGTATTTATTTGTCCGAATTTTAAAATTAAGTTTTAGTTTAGTTTTTAGTTTTATTTTTTTGTTGATTAGCCTAAATTTTGTCCAAGCCGAAATAGTTTCAAAAAAGACTAAAGGGTTTGAATATTACCTTTTAGTTCCTCCTGATTATAATTCTTCTAAATCTTGGCCGTTAATCATTGCTTTCCATCCTTCAACCGGACGCGGAAGCTCAATGCTTGATCGTTTTACTGAATCAGCAGAGAAAAAAGGTTATATTGTTGCTGGACCGAATTCAGCCAATAGTGCTTATTGGTATTTTTCAGAAAGTAAAGATGTATTCAGGATGATTGATGAGATTAAACGAGACTATTCGATTGATAATAGCCGGATATATCTTACTGGATTTTCAGCCGGTGCGATCATGACTTATTATTTAGGTCTAAAATTCCCCGAAAAATTTAGGGCGATTGCGCCTTTTTCCGGTCGTTTAAGGAATATGGAGCAAGAAGGATTTATTCGTTTAAGTAGAGATAAAAAACAGCAGCTTCCGGTTTTTATTCTTCATGGCAAAACCGACAATATTCTTAATATAAGCGAAGCCGTATACGCAAAAGAGAGGCTTGCTAGTTTTGGCTATGATGTTAAGCTGCGTGAGCTTAGTGGCTTAGGCCATGAGTATCCTGCCTATATAAATTGGATTATCATAAATTGGTTTGAGAAGTTAAAGTAA